The following proteins come from a genomic window of Paenibacillus sp. CAA11:
- a CDS encoding AAA family ATPase, whose protein sequence is MNFSEIKLWSRRLKDSIGKVIVGKEDEIELLLTALVASGHILLEDVPGTGKTLLAKSLARSLELSFQRIQFTPDLLPSDLTGIHYFDQKVGEFKFRPGPLFAGIILADEINRATPRTQSSLLECMEQRQISVDGITMPLDRPFMVLATQNPIDNQGTFPLPEAQMDRFMMKLKLGYPTSEEAVEVLRRTLSGQTVQQLPHISAREEILHIQQQYTQVKIHEDLLSYMVAVAEKSRQHPDAALGVSPRGTQAWLRAVQAYAAIQGREYVLPDDIQRLAVPVLAHRIVMRSRAQQQSEQAAALINEALSVVPVPSEAALEEARDV, encoded by the coding sequence ATGAACTTTAGTGAAATCAAGCTTTGGAGCCGGCGATTAAAGGATAGCATCGGCAAGGTGATCGTAGGAAAAGAGGACGAGATCGAACTGCTGCTTACGGCGTTAGTGGCCTCAGGGCATATTTTACTTGAAGATGTTCCCGGGACAGGCAAGACATTGCTTGCCAAAAGTTTAGCGAGATCACTTGAACTTTCTTTTCAGCGAATTCAGTTCACTCCGGATCTGCTTCCGTCGGATTTGACAGGAATTCATTATTTTGATCAGAAGGTAGGAGAGTTCAAATTCAGACCCGGCCCCCTATTCGCGGGGATCATACTCGCTGATGAGATTAACCGTGCAACGCCTAGAACCCAGTCAAGCCTTCTGGAATGTATGGAACAAAGGCAGATTAGTGTAGATGGAATAACCATGCCTTTGGATCGTCCTTTTATGGTGCTGGCGACACAGAATCCAATCGATAACCAAGGCACCTTCCCTCTCCCAGAGGCTCAGATGGACCGGTTCATGATGAAGCTTAAGCTGGGATATCCCACTTCGGAGGAAGCTGTTGAGGTCTTGCGCCGAACCCTGTCCGGGCAAACGGTTCAGCAATTACCTCATATCTCTGCGAGAGAGGAAATTTTACATATTCAACAGCAATACACACAAGTCAAGATCCATGAAGATTTATTATCCTATATGGTTGCCGTAGCAGAGAAGAGCAGACAGCATCCTGACGCGGCGCTTGGGGTCAGTCCGCGCGGAACACAGGCATGGCTGAGAGCCGTACAGGCTTATGCAGCCATCCAAGGGAGGGAATATGTGCTTCCTGACGATATTCAGCGACTAGCCGTGCCGGTACTGGCTCACCGGATTGTGATGCGCAGCCGGGCTCAGCAGCAGAGCGAACAGGCGGCTGCATTAATTAATGAAGCTCTATCCGTTGTCCCTGTACCCAGTGAGGCGGCGCTTGAAGAGGCAAGGGATGTCTAA
- the serS gene encoding serine--tRNA ligase translates to MLDLKWIKENADQVQWTAEQKGIQLSVTKLLELDRTRRQLLQEIEQRRADRNRLTGQVREAMLLELNDEVRRLQENVRENNDVLSNQKLELTRLEQELRELMLLVPNSVSPDTPIGASDQDNVLVRSVGTPREILFPLLDHTTLGQLHGLIDIPRGVKTAGSRNYYLRGAGVRLHRAVQELALDLLSKKGFELLEVPLMVREEALVHTGFFPLGMDQTYRIQDEDRWLVGTSEVPLINYYSDEILDLRKPLKLAASSTCFRSEVGSAGRDVNGLYRVHQFAKVEQVVICENDPALSEELLQEITANAEELLQLLELPYRVMAVCIGDMSQKTYKQYDIETWMPSRNSYGETHSSSNVHEFQARRSNLRFRDKDGRLAYCHTLNNTAVASPRILIPLLENHQQEDGSILIPEALRPYMQGLERLVPPSSL, encoded by the coding sequence ATGTTGGATCTTAAGTGGATTAAAGAAAACGCCGATCAGGTACAGTGGACGGCCGAGCAAAAGGGTATTCAGCTATCCGTAACCAAGCTGCTTGAGCTCGATCGAACGCGAAGACAGCTGCTTCAGGAGATTGAACAGCGGAGAGCTGACCGCAATCGGCTAACCGGGCAAGTCCGTGAAGCAATGCTTCTGGAACTTAATGATGAAGTCCGCCGCTTACAAGAAAATGTGCGGGAAAACAACGACGTTCTTAGCAATCAGAAGCTGGAGCTCACACGCCTGGAGCAGGAACTCCGCGAGCTTATGCTGCTGGTACCGAATAGCGTGTCGCCAGACACTCCGATCGGTGCTTCGGATCAAGATAACGTGCTAGTCCGAAGCGTGGGCACACCAAGAGAGATTCTCTTCCCCCTGCTCGATCACACCACACTAGGACAGCTGCATGGACTCATCGACATTCCGCGAGGCGTTAAGACGGCAGGCAGCCGAAATTATTACCTTCGCGGAGCCGGTGTCCGGCTGCACCGGGCAGTTCAGGAGCTAGCCCTTGATTTGCTCAGCAAGAAGGGGTTTGAGCTCCTTGAGGTCCCACTAATGGTTCGGGAAGAGGCATTGGTTCATACCGGCTTTTTCCCGCTCGGAATGGATCAGACCTACCGAATTCAAGATGAGGACAGATGGCTTGTGGGCACTTCGGAAGTGCCGCTAATCAACTATTACAGCGACGAGATCCTCGACCTGAGAAAGCCCCTTAAGCTTGCTGCTTCATCGACCTGCTTTCGAAGCGAGGTTGGATCGGCTGGCCGCGATGTGAATGGGCTGTATCGCGTTCACCAGTTCGCCAAGGTAGAACAAGTCGTGATTTGCGAGAATGATCCGGCCCTGTCCGAGGAGCTGCTTCAAGAGATTACTGCCAACGCCGAAGAGCTTCTGCAGCTGCTTGAGCTGCCATATAGAGTGATGGCTGTCTGCATCGGTGACATGTCTCAGAAGACGTACAAACAGTATGATATTGAGACATGGATGCCCAGCAGGAACAGCTATGGCGAAACCCACTCTTCCTCGAATGTTCATGAATTTCAGGCCAGACGTTCAAACCTTCGCTTCCGAGATAAGGATGGCAGGCTCGCTTACTGCCACACACTTAATAATACGGCTGTTGCCAGCCCTCGAATTCTCATCCCTTTGCTGGAGAACCATCAGCAGGAGGATGGCAGCATCCTAATCCCAGAAGCACTCAGGCCTTATATGCAGGGCTTGGAACGCTTAGTTCCTCCCTCCAGCCTTTAA
- a CDS encoding glycerophosphodiester phosphodiesterase — MERICIAHRGFSSIAPENTMSAIRMAMEEPCVNWIEVDVQMTKDGVPILIHDYTLNRTTNGRGSVRKHTLAELKALDAGSWKSPFYAGEALITLDELLEAVKGRQKIDLEIKTQDDMYPGLEQKVIDSVKQFGMQNDVVLTSFDHGVLLRVKRIDPGIQTGLIVDSVPKDLMKRLNNLGCSFLSIRHRRLHPELVRQTSKQGIQIIAWTVDDRRRMLRIAALDRNIMICTNRPNVWRETFVEPPVVQKKPWWRFGR; from the coding sequence ATGGAACGCATTTGTATAGCACATCGCGGATTTTCCAGTATTGCTCCGGAGAATACGATGTCTGCCATTCGAATGGCGATGGAGGAGCCCTGTGTCAACTGGATTGAAGTAGATGTGCAGATGACCAAGGACGGGGTTCCAATTCTGATCCATGATTATACGCTGAACCGGACCACAAATGGCCGTGGTTCCGTTCGTAAGCATACCCTGGCGGAGCTTAAGGCACTTGATGCCGGAAGCTGGAAGTCTCCTTTTTACGCTGGGGAAGCCCTTATCACCCTGGATGAGCTGTTAGAAGCGGTAAAGGGAAGGCAAAAGATTGATTTGGAGATCAAAACCCAGGATGATATGTATCCGGGATTGGAACAGAAGGTCATCGACAGTGTCAAGCAATTCGGAATGCAAAACGATGTGGTGCTCACCTCATTCGATCATGGGGTGCTGCTTCGTGTGAAGCGAATAGATCCTGGTATTCAAACCGGGCTGATTGTTGACAGTGTTCCGAAGGACCTTATGAAGAGACTGAACAATTTGGGCTGCAGCTTTTTGTCAATCAGACATCGGCGTCTTCATCCTGAGCTGGTTCGTCAGACTTCTAAGCAAGGTATTCAGATTATAGCTTGGACGGTTGATGATCGAAGAAGAATGCTTCGAATCGCCGCATTGGACCGTAATATCATGATTTGTACTAATCGTCCGAATGTATGGCGTGAGACATTTGTAGAACCGCCTGTAGTTCAAAAAAAACCGTGGTGGAGGTTTGGAAGATGA
- a CDS encoding DUF92 domain-containing protein — protein MSWLFGAAGAILVAGAAYWKKSLSLSGALAAVMMGTIYYGAGNLFWFGLLLLFFVTSTLLSKWRGDRKEELEKSYAKSSTRDAGQVFANGGVGMLACLGCWIWPSELWAYGFVGVMATVTADTWATEWGGLSRRPPRSVLTWRPLPPGTSGGVSLLGTAAAAAGGLLIGGAGWLLGTWTAVVSGSATLWLLVGGIGGLAGAMADSLLGASVQRMYRCQVCGKLVEVQTHCDHPTVFYRGMNWMNNDAVNLISSLAGGGIGIWIGSIAG, from the coding sequence ATCAGCTGGTTGTTTGGGGCTGCTGGAGCGATCCTGGTAGCCGGCGCTGCATACTGGAAGAAGTCGCTGTCCTTGTCGGGCGCCCTTGCGGCGGTCATGATGGGGACGATTTATTATGGGGCCGGCAATTTGTTTTGGTTCGGCCTGCTTTTATTGTTTTTTGTTACTTCTACGCTCTTATCCAAATGGCGCGGCGACCGGAAGGAGGAGCTTGAGAAGTCTTATGCCAAATCTTCAACCCGCGATGCTGGACAAGTATTTGCGAATGGAGGCGTTGGCATGCTGGCCTGCCTAGGCTGCTGGATCTGGCCCAGTGAATTGTGGGCTTATGGGTTTGTGGGTGTGATGGCCACGGTAACCGCAGACACCTGGGCAACAGAATGGGGAGGACTCAGCCGGAGGCCGCCCCGCTCTGTACTGACCTGGAGACCGCTTCCTCCCGGCACCTCGGGAGGAGTATCTCTGCTGGGGACTGCCGCAGCCGCAGCCGGAGGGCTGCTCATCGGAGGAGCCGGCTGGCTGCTTGGAACCTGGACCGCAGTGGTCTCAGGTTCTGCCACATTGTGGCTGCTTGTAGGCGGGATTGGCGGATTGGCTGGTGCGATGGCTGACTCCCTTCTGGGGGCCTCAGTACAGCGCATGTATCGCTGCCAAGTCTGCGGCAAACTCGTTGAAGTACAGACCCATTGCGATCATCCTACAGTATTTTATCGGGGGATGAATTGGATGAATAATGATGCCGTAAATTTAATCAGTTCTCTGGCCGGAGGGGGCATTGGCATCTGGATCGGGAGCATAGCTGGATAA
- a CDS encoding LapA family protein, which translates to MKIQWSLIAALVFALITAIFAVINVNPVPVNLLFGSVSVPLILLILGCTLLGAIIVGSFGLYRGYHLQKQIKSLQAQLIHIQEATGYVPETTLTPEESQTKQVTEPEWDHEEKN; encoded by the coding sequence GTGAAAATACAATGGTCCTTGATCGCAGCTCTCGTCTTTGCTTTAATCACTGCGATCTTCGCTGTTATTAACGTTAATCCCGTTCCCGTCAATCTGTTGTTCGGGTCCGTAAGCGTGCCTTTGATCTTGCTCATATTGGGCTGTACGCTGCTGGGTGCCATTATTGTCGGTTCCTTTGGCCTCTACCGCGGCTATCACCTGCAAAAGCAAATCAAAAGTCTTCAGGCACAGCTGATACATATTCAAGAAGCTACCGGCTATGTACCGGAGACAACTTTAACTCCCGAAGAAAGCCAGACCAAGCAAGTCACTGAACCCGAATGGGATCACGAAGAGAAGAACTAA
- a CDS encoding M42 family metallopeptidase encodes MSISVKEDYVIPFLKKLLDTPSPSGFTHNIMELIEQEAKSLGIPSKRNAKGGVILTLKGQHEGPALCLSAHVDTLGAMVRSITTEGTLAITSVGGFMMNSIENEYCQIHTRDGRTYTGTILSTHPSVHVYSDAREFPRKEKNMEVRIDELVHTKEDVLALGISVGDFISFDARAVITPSGFVKSRHIDDKASVAALFGLLESSKREGWKPSRDLVLLISNYEEVGHGAAYIPDGIEEMIAVDMGCIGDDLSCKETDVSICAKDSSGPYDYAMTSRLIELAKANDIPYAVDIYPHYGSDASAALGAGHNIRAALIGPGVHASHAMERTTVQAVLNTAKLLGAYVTA; translated from the coding sequence ATGAGTATTTCTGTCAAAGAAGATTATGTTATTCCTTTCCTGAAGAAGCTTCTTGATACGCCGAGCCCCAGCGGGTTTACCCATAACATCATGGAGCTGATCGAACAAGAAGCAAAGTCTCTCGGAATTCCGAGCAAGCGAAACGCTAAGGGCGGAGTAATTCTGACATTAAAAGGGCAGCACGAAGGCCCTGCCCTATGCCTGAGCGCCCATGTAGACACACTCGGAGCGATGGTTCGGTCCATTACTACAGAAGGAACATTAGCCATTACCTCAGTGGGCGGCTTCATGATGAACAGCATTGAGAACGAATACTGCCAAATTCATACACGTGATGGCAGAACCTACACGGGTACCATTCTAAGCACTCATCCATCGGTCCACGTCTACAGTGACGCTAGAGAATTTCCGCGTAAAGAGAAGAATATGGAGGTCCGCATCGATGAGTTGGTTCACACCAAAGAGGATGTACTCGCTCTGGGAATCAGTGTCGGCGATTTCATCTCTTTTGACGCCCGGGCGGTCATTACACCAAGCGGCTTTGTGAAGAGCCGCCACATTGATGACAAAGCCAGTGTAGCTGCTTTGTTCGGACTGCTGGAATCCTCCAAGCGGGAGGGCTGGAAGCCGTCAAGAGATCTCGTGCTGTTAATCTCCAACTATGAGGAGGTTGGACATGGCGCTGCCTATATCCCTGATGGCATAGAAGAGATGATTGCCGTTGATATGGGCTGCATAGGAGACGATCTCTCCTGTAAGGAGACGGATGTATCCATTTGTGCCAAGGATTCAAGCGGCCCTTACGATTATGCGATGACCAGCCGGCTAATTGAGCTGGCAAAAGCGAATGATATTCCATATGCGGTTGACATCTACCCTCACTACGGCTCGGATGCCTCTGCTGCGCTAGGCGCAGGCCATAACATTCGTGCCGCATTGATTGGCCCGGGTGTTCACGCCTCCCATGCAATGGAGCGTACCACCGTTCAGGCTGTTCTGAATACAGCCAAGCTGCTGGGCGCATATGTAACCGCCTAA
- a CDS encoding cold shock domain-containing protein, whose protein sequence is MKGTVKWFNAEKGYGFIQVEGGEDVFVHFSAIQGEGFKTLEEGQEVEFEITEGNRGPQAANVIKL, encoded by the coding sequence TTGAAAGGTACAGTTAAATGGTTTAACGCAGAAAAAGGCTATGGCTTCATCCAAGTTGAAGGCGGCGAAGACGTATTTGTTCATTTCTCCGCAATTCAAGGCGAAGGCTTCAAGACTTTGGAAGAAGGTCAAGAAGTTGAATTCGAAATCACTGAAGGTAACCGTGGTCCTCAAGCCGCTAACGTAATCAAATTATAA
- a CDS encoding fumarylacetoacetate hydrolase family protein encodes MNSMIRNVYCVGRNYRLHAEELGNAVPTEPMIFLKPTHSVLTLQGETLSLPFEQGEIHYEAELVIRVARPYEPGISIDELVDVMALGIDFTLRDVQTELKKKGHPWTAAKGFLNSAPMTPYIAFPGIETLEQHEFTLLKNGQEVQRGNVKNMIFSLQQIADYIAEYYGLGEGDLIFTGTPEGVGPARAGDQLELCWDGKLLGSCSIGQSK; translated from the coding sequence ATGAATTCGATGATCCGAAATGTGTACTGTGTCGGCAGAAATTATAGACTTCATGCCGAAGAATTGGGAAATGCTGTACCGACAGAGCCCATGATATTTCTCAAGCCAACCCACTCGGTGCTTACCTTGCAGGGTGAGACGCTAAGCCTTCCTTTTGAACAGGGCGAGATTCATTATGAGGCGGAACTGGTGATTCGCGTTGCCCGCCCCTACGAACCAGGCATTTCCATTGATGAGCTGGTAGATGTCATGGCGCTAGGAATTGATTTTACGCTGCGTGATGTTCAGACCGAGCTTAAGAAGAAAGGCCACCCTTGGACAGCGGCCAAAGGCTTTCTGAACTCGGCTCCAATGACACCTTACATCGCATTTCCTGGAATAGAGACGTTGGAACAGCATGAATTTACACTGCTTAAGAACGGTCAGGAGGTTCAGCGCGGCAATGTCAAGAACATGATCTTCTCGCTTCAGCAGATTGCTGATTACATTGCAGAGTATTATGGTCTTGGCGAAGGAGATCTCATCTTTACCGGAACGCCGGAGGGTGTGGGTCCGGCCCGTGCTGGGGATCAGCTTGAGCTTTGCTGGGATGGCAAACTGCTTGGCAGCTGTAGCATCGGGCAGAGCAAATAA
- a CDS encoding TetR/AcrR family transcriptional regulator: protein MSGMHGDKHQAILDAAYTLFGSQGFYETKISQIADKAGIAKGTVYLYFKSKEQLFAAVSQRDFDRFLSRLDHGLHQTKSIQERLGFIADNHLRYYYERRDHTKLFFMAPNNDPDLMRIMEEFLKRYTNAVIEVLEEGGIPEAKLYAKAYIGMLDRLKMEILFDQGFSEADLSKNIAFASHLFIHGCPIT, encoded by the coding sequence ATGAGTGGTATGCATGGAGACAAACATCAAGCTATATTAGACGCTGCTTATACTCTCTTCGGTTCTCAAGGATTCTACGAAACAAAAATATCGCAGATCGCAGACAAAGCGGGAATTGCTAAGGGAACTGTGTATTTGTATTTTAAAAGTAAGGAACAGTTATTTGCTGCGGTATCCCAGCGGGACTTTGACCGTTTCTTGTCACGACTGGATCATGGGCTGCATCAGACGAAGTCTATTCAAGAACGTCTGGGCTTTATTGCCGACAATCATTTGCGATACTATTATGAACGCCGGGATCATACCAAGCTGTTTTTTATGGCGCCTAATAATGACCCGGATCTGATGAGAATTATGGAGGAATTCCTGAAGCGGTATACAAATGCTGTCATCGAGGTTTTGGAGGAAGGCGGTATACCGGAAGCTAAGCTGTACGCCAAAGCCTACATCGGCATGCTGGACCGTCTCAAGATGGAGATTTTGTTTGACCAGGGATTTTCTGAAGCTGATCTAAGCAAGAATATTGCATTTGCTTCCCATTTGTTCATTCACGGCTGTCCCATCACTTGA
- a CDS encoding ABC-F family ATP-binding cassette domain-containing protein: MNILTAEQLSKSYGEKILFDQASFGMEDQDKIGIVGVNGTGKSTFLKVIAGLEQPDSGKVAINNSVRVRYLAQNPPFDSELTVLEQVFRGEGDELKAVYRYMDILKQLEENPEDLSLQQKLAERGQEMDRLQAWQLESEAKNVLSRLGITGYERKMGELSGGQRKRVALASALIQPSELLILDEPTNHIDNESVAWLEQYLQKRRGALLMITHDRYFLDRVCSVMLELDHGRLFRYEANYSRFLELKSEREEREASAEQKRQNLLRTELAWIRRGAKARTTKQKARIERFEKLQAQKTEHRSDSLEVSVASTRLGRKILELSNLSYQIPGRTLISDLTYTAVPHDRVGIVGPNGSGKSTLLNLIAGRLQPSEGSVELGQTVKLGYFTQEHQEMNESQRVMEYIKDEAEVVTTADGTRITASQMLERFLFPPAMQWTPIAKLSGGEKRRLYLLRVLMSAPNVLLLDEPTNDLDIQTLSVLEAYLDEFPGAVFVVSHDRFFLDRTVDKIMAFEGQGTVAVHVGDYSEYAERVQRQGGVSTDGSLERSSKQTEKADAGAAAQQSREKKEGSSRDKLKFSYNEQREYEAIDGLVEAAENKLSEIQEAMVQAASDAARLQELMKEQQEAEQELERLMERWTYLNELAERIEQQRS, from the coding sequence ATGAACATTTTAACCGCAGAGCAGTTATCAAAGAGTTACGGAGAAAAGATTTTGTTTGATCAGGCGTCATTTGGTATGGAGGATCAAGACAAAATAGGTATTGTAGGCGTGAATGGTACCGGAAAATCCACGTTCTTGAAGGTTATAGCCGGGCTGGAGCAGCCGGATAGCGGAAAAGTAGCGATTAATAACAGCGTACGAGTACGCTATTTGGCGCAGAACCCGCCCTTTGATTCTGAGCTGACTGTACTTGAACAGGTGTTTCGCGGGGAAGGGGATGAGCTGAAGGCTGTTTATCGCTATATGGATATCCTCAAGCAGCTGGAAGAGAATCCGGAGGATCTAAGTCTTCAACAGAAGCTGGCCGAACGGGGACAAGAGATGGATCGCTTGCAGGCATGGCAGCTGGAGAGTGAAGCCAAGAATGTTCTATCCCGTCTAGGCATCACTGGTTATGAACGTAAAATGGGTGAGCTTTCTGGCGGACAGCGCAAGCGGGTCGCTTTGGCTTCAGCGCTGATTCAGCCTTCAGAGCTGCTGATTCTGGACGAGCCAACCAACCATATAGACAATGAGTCGGTGGCTTGGCTTGAGCAGTATTTGCAAAAGCGCAGAGGAGCCCTCCTGATGATTACTCACGACAGGTATTTCCTGGACAGGGTCTGCAGCGTTATGCTGGAGCTCGATCACGGCAGATTGTTCCGCTATGAAGCGAACTACAGCCGTTTCCTTGAGCTTAAGAGTGAACGGGAGGAACGGGAGGCATCTGCAGAGCAGAAGCGGCAAAATTTGTTGCGTACGGAGCTCGCCTGGATTCGCCGCGGAGCAAAGGCTAGAACGACTAAGCAAAAAGCCCGGATCGAGCGGTTTGAGAAGCTGCAGGCGCAGAAGACCGAACACCGTTCAGACTCGCTGGAGGTTTCAGTAGCTTCAACCCGGCTTGGACGCAAAATCTTGGAGCTCTCCAACTTGTCTTATCAAATCCCGGGACGTACTTTAATATCGGATCTTACGTATACAGCTGTTCCGCATGATCGGGTAGGAATTGTAGGGCCGAATGGCAGCGGCAAATCGACGCTGCTTAATCTGATTGCCGGGCGTCTTCAGCCTTCCGAGGGAAGCGTAGAGCTAGGGCAGACGGTGAAGCTGGGGTATTTCACGCAAGAGCATCAGGAAATGAATGAGAGCCAGCGTGTGATGGAATATATTAAGGATGAAGCTGAAGTCGTGACGACGGCCGACGGCACTCGGATTACGGCTTCTCAAATGCTTGAGCGTTTCCTGTTCCCGCCAGCCATGCAGTGGACTCCTATTGCCAAGCTGTCTGGAGGGGAGAAGCGCCGTCTATATCTGCTTCGTGTACTCATGAGTGCACCGAATGTACTGCTGCTGGACGAGCCAACCAACGATCTTGACATTCAGACCTTGTCCGTGTTAGAGGCCTACTTGGATGAATTCCCAGGCGCGGTCTTCGTAGTATCGCATGACCGGTTCTTCCTAGATCGTACGGTTGATAAGATTATGGCCTTTGAAGGTCAAGGGACTGTGGCAGTTCATGTAGGGGATTACTCCGAGTATGCCGAACGGGTTCAGCGGCAGGGTGGAGTGAGTACCGATGGGAGCTTGGAGCGGTCTTCTAAGCAGACGGAGAAGGCCGATGCCGGTGCTGCTGCACAGCAAAGCCGAGAGAAGAAGGAAGGTTCTTCCCGCGACAAGTTGAAGTTCAGTTACAACGAGCAGCGCGAATATGAGGCGATTGATGGACTTGTAGAAGCAGCAGAGAACAAGCTTTCTGAAATTCAGGAAGCTATGGTACAGGCTGCAAGCGATGCTGCAAGGCTTCAGGAGCTGATGAAGGAGCAGCAGGAGGCAGAGCAGGAGCTGGAGCGGCTAATGGAGAGATGGACCTATCTCAATGAGCTTGCAGAGCGAATTGAACAGCAGCGAAGCTAA
- the pepF gene encoding oligoendopeptidase F, with product MSTLPKRSEVSKENTWQLEDLFPSQQAWDQSYEELKSHLKKAADYEGKLTSAEKIKAVFELEDDLSLQMERLFVYASLNHDQDTTNPTYQALLEKSKKLSVEVSEALSYVTPEILSLPEAELDQFISNPSLKDYQFTLQEIKREKAHVLSKTEEALLAQVGNLTQAPQSIFGMINNADMKFPKIEDENGKEVELTHGSYIQFLENPNRDVRRRAFKAVYDTYAKQKNTLAATLNANVTKNIFYSRVRKYPSVLEMSLYADNISKDVYTNLIDTIHESLPLLHRYMKLRKKLLGVDELHMYDLFAPLVEEYQWDITYDEAKKIIKEGLKPLGEDYLNALQEGFDNRWIDVYENEGKRTGAYSWGAYGTHPYVLLNHNDNLNSMFTLAHEMGHALHSYYSDKALKYRDAQYTIFLAEVASTTNEALLMDYLLKHADNAKQKLYLLTYYADQFRTTVFRQTMFAEFEKIVHERAEAGVSMTPQELSSIYYELNRKYHGSDMHVDQDIEMEWARIPHFYRSFYVYKYATGFSAATSFSKQILEEGKPAVDRYLGFLKSGGSDYSINILSKAGVDMSSPQPIREAMSVFGDIIEQMEQLTK from the coding sequence ATGAGCACCCTACCTAAGCGTTCCGAAGTAAGCAAGGAGAACACCTGGCAGCTTGAAGATTTGTTCCCTAGCCAGCAGGCGTGGGATCAGTCTTATGAGGAGCTGAAATCCCATCTGAAAAAAGCTGCAGATTACGAAGGAAAGCTCACTTCGGCAGAGAAGATCAAAGCCGTATTCGAGCTTGAAGATGACCTGTCCCTCCAGATGGAGCGGCTGTTTGTCTACGCAAGTCTCAATCATGATCAGGACACCACTAACCCTACATATCAAGCGCTGCTCGAGAAATCCAAAAAACTTAGTGTTGAAGTCAGCGAGGCACTCTCCTATGTAACTCCGGAAATCCTATCGCTGCCTGAAGCTGAACTGGACCAATTCATCAGCAACCCTTCTTTGAAGGATTACCAATTTACGCTGCAGGAGATCAAGCGTGAGAAAGCCCATGTCCTCTCCAAGACGGAGGAAGCACTTCTTGCCCAAGTAGGCAATCTGACACAGGCCCCGCAAAGCATCTTCGGCATGATCAATAATGCGGATATGAAATTCCCTAAAATCGAGGATGAGAACGGCAAAGAAGTAGAGCTGACACATGGCAGCTATATTCAATTCCTTGAGAATCCTAACCGCGATGTTCGCCGCCGTGCCTTCAAAGCGGTCTATGATACGTATGCCAAACAGAAAAACACGCTCGCCGCAACACTTAATGCGAACGTCACCAAGAACATTTTTTATTCCCGTGTACGCAAATATCCTTCGGTGCTGGAAATGTCTTTGTATGCTGATAATATCTCCAAGGATGTATACACGAATCTGATCGATACTATCCATGAAAGCCTGCCGCTCCTTCATCGTTATATGAAGCTGCGCAAGAAGCTTCTCGGAGTTGATGAGCTGCATATGTATGACCTGTTTGCCCCTCTTGTTGAAGAATATCAATGGGATATTACTTATGACGAAGCAAAGAAGATCATCAAAGAAGGGCTTAAGCCGCTTGGCGAAGACTATTTGAATGCCCTGCAAGAGGGCTTTGACAACCGCTGGATCGATGTCTATGAGAATGAAGGCAAACGGACAGGAGCCTATAGCTGGGGAGCTTACGGCACGCACCCTTACGTACTTCTGAATCACAATGACAATTTGAACAGCATGTTCACCCTAGCTCATGAAATGGGCCACGCCCTTCACTCTTACTATTCGGACAAAGCGCTCAAATATCGGGATGCTCAGTACACCATCTTCCTTGCTGAAGTAGCTTCCACCACGAATGAAGCGCTGCTGATGGACTATCTGCTTAAGCATGCGGACAATGCCAAGCAAAAGCTGTACCTGCTCACCTATTATGCCGATCAATTCCGCACGACGGTGTTCCGTCAGACGATGTTCGCGGAATTTGAGAAGATTGTACATGAGCGGGCCGAAGCCGGCGTATCCATGACGCCGCAAGAGCTGTCCTCCATCTATTACGAGCTTAACCGCAAATATCATGGTTCGGATATGCATGTGGACCAAGACATTGAAATGGAATGGGCAAGAATTCCTCACTTCTATAGAAGTTTCTATGTCTACAAATATGCTACCGGCTTCTCTGCAGCTACCAGCTTCTCCAAACAAATTCTTGAAGAAGGGAAGCCGGCCGTTGACCGTTACCTTGGATTCCTGAAGAGCGGCGGCAGCGACTACTCCATCAACATTCTGTCAAAAGCCGGCGTGGATATGTCTTCGCCTCAGCCAATTCGTGAAGCGATGAGCGTATTTGGCGATATTATTGAACAAATGGAGCAGCTTACCAAGTAA